From Zea mays cultivar B73 chromosome 3, Zm-B73-REFERENCE-NAM-5.0, whole genome shotgun sequence:
taTCCATACAAAAGGTAAGGACAACATGATAATTATGggcttttagtctcttttagcacctatgtgaaggactaaagactaaatcattttagtccatattttagtcctagtgtttggcaaaaaaaggactaaatgggactaaaaactagagactaatatTTAGTctctctaaccaaacaccccctaaaataGAGGGATTAATCTTTAGCAAATGGGGCCTAAGTGATTGGGAGGGCATAGATATTCAGTCAACCAGATAATTTCTTTCATAGGAGTGGCAGTAGTTCTTGTGTTCTTTCATCTCGCCGTTTTTTCTGATTTAAATTGCAGGGGACTACATGGTTAAATCATGTACCGAGTACAATAGATACGGGAAGTGGGTAGCTTGATTAAGTTCTTTAATTTTCGTTGCGACTTTCTATCAAAACATTTATTAGTGtgacgaattgaccggtttcattCTTCACTGAACCCTTCAGGCTTCAGCTTTCTGAACGGCAGACCAACACATATCCTTCATTTTAGTGGAGGCAAATTAATTACTGTATCACTACAAAAAAAAACAATCGAAAACTATACGCTCCGTTACCAAAGTTTCGTGAACAGTAGAATGCTATCTCTAACAAAATCATTCTAGTTTGGCAGAACAGGATATCACTATACTCATTCAACAGTACCATTAGTCCATTACAAACCAAAGAAGGAACCCAGAAAAGACTGAGGCATCTCTTCTTCAAGAACTGGTTTAATCTTACACTCGACAAGAATGCTGCAGTGTCTTTTGAGTTCCTTCAAAAAGGTCTAGCAAAAGTGTCTCCAGATCCTCCGCCCTGTACTTTACATAACGATCTCGATGCCTTGAGCCATCAAGAAAGCCTGAATATCTTCCCACGAAGGTCCTATAGGCCTGTATAACTTTCAGTGATATTGAAATCCGGACGTCGTCGCGAAGTTGGTCATCTGGGACAGACCATGCTGTCTGAACTCGGTAAACCTCTTCAAAGGACAGATTGAAATTTTTTATCTTCTCCCTGATGGTTTTGCGAGAAGCAGCATCACCAGAAGCACACAAGCCATCATCACTGAGGTAAGAGAGAACATTATTCCATGATGCCCTCTCATATCTCATAGCTTGCTGCTGAAATTTCCTGTTATGAATCCGGATCCAGTCATCACCAAGAAAGCTTTTGAGATCCGAGTTCTTCACTTTCTGAACCATGTAGTGGGTGTTGTTCAACATGAAGATGTTCTGCAGTCGATCATCTCGGTACAATCTAGACCCAGCTTCAAGATTTGCCTCCAAAACTGCAGTAACAGACTGTAGATGCAAAGCTGTTGCCGTGAAATTAGGATATGTATTTGCCATCAACTGAATATCAGAAGTCAGGCATCTTCGATCCGTGTCCTTGAGAAGTGAATCAAGAGGTTTGCTGTATGCAGTGAGAGCCTTTATGTAGTTCATAACATACTTTGTAAGTGGATGCACTTCTCCACGAGCTACTGCATTGGATGAAGTGTATGATTGGATGGCACACTTGAATTCTGCAAATGTCTTCCTTGCAGATTCTCCCAGTTGCAGTAGTGCTTCATGATACTCATTCAGGATCATATCACCGTACTTTGGTTCAAACAAGGATTCAACTTCAGGGAGAAGATCATCCAGGACCTCATACATATCAAGCAATCGAAAAAGCTTTTCTGTTTTGGGGGGTCCAATTGCTACAGATACATAAAAGCTCAGAAGTTGTACAACTGAGTTGAATGAAATCTCAGAGAAGCACAAGTCAGCAGTTGAATCTGTAAGTTCACTAAAGACATGGTTGCTAAGCCGTTTCTCACTTACAAGATATACTCGAATAAAACCACGCATTGCCCGGTTCCATCTCTTTATTAATGAATTCAACTTATTCCAGCTTGTGTTCATAAGCTCCTCTATACTGAGTTTTTCCAGACGAAGAGACCCAAAGTACTCATCTATTGCAGTCTGCCGTGAGTTTATATAAGCCTGTAAACACTCCTTATCATAGCCATTCAGGAACATGAATTTAGCAATGGACTTGACAGCAGAGAGTGCACCGGGTTGAATTAAATCAGGCACAAAATATTCTGGTCCTCCACTGATATCATTCGGTGTTGCCTTCCCATCCGATGGTTCCTCACTAAATGAACTGCTTGAAAAGTCTTCCACACTACCATCCTCTGTAGAGCGAAAAGAGAGAACCTCCTGTTCTAATGGTTGTTTGAAATGTGTAAGGAGATAAATAAATTCCTCTTCAAGTCTTGCCATTGCCATTTCAGAAATTTCATATGCATACACAGTGAGTTCATCCAGTTGTTTGGCTTCCCCACCAGGGTCTAAGGTCCTTAACTTTTCAGATAGTTGTTTGATTTTGCGCAGCACTTCCAAGTACTCAAATGAGTCCTGTGGGTCATGGACGTGCATGGAGTTGTCAAAATCCAAACTAAGAATCTTCTTTCTCAAGGCCTTAAGCGCTTGTTTAATATCACATATCTTATTATCTTCTCCCAGAGTGATGTTTGAATACTGCTTTACTAACTCTGCGGCCATCATATTATGAACCTTCCCTGCATCATATTTAACACAAAGATCAGGTCTAACTCCAACGTTTCAAAGTTGAGACTTCAATTTGGGAAAGCTAGTTACCCAAAGAAGTAAAGATAATGAAAACCATATCATACCAAATAGATGGAAATCGATGATTAAGCATCAATTTGCGAAAATCAAGCATACGATGCTAAAACAGAAAACTCTGAAACTTTCAAACACAATCATGTAAATAGCAGAGGGAAACAGAAACTGGAAAAAAAAACTAGATAAAGCTAGCATCACAATTCACAATTAAAGGTGATAGGGACTAGAGCAAATAAACACTAGTTACATCTCTTCTTTATTTTTTTCTTAAGAAAAAGAGTGGAGAAGTTTGATCATATAATATTCCACCAGCCCGATGGCTTATTAATCTAATTTGCTCTTGTTGAACAGCAGAAACAGGGCAGGTCCTCTTATTTACAAGAACATCTCATGATCTCAATATGTGGAGCGGGTAATACCCACGGAGGGATAGTAATGTTTAGCAGATGAACTTAGCGGTTCTCATATTAGTCAACTGGGAGATAATTGTCATAGCAGCTAGAGTCTAAGAACACTTGTTGGGGAAAAAGGTCCACACGAACAGGGGAAAAAACTCAGATAATTTCACCACCATAAATATCTATTAAAGCGAAACCAAACTGGAGCAAAAGCTAACTGACACTCGAAAGCAAACTATGCAAGAAACCTTTACAGAGCAAGGAGATACTCACCACCGGCACCGAAGAGCTGCTGCGCTTCGCCCACTCCGGCGGTCGCCCACGTTACCGCCGATCCCAGATTCAGAACTCGCCCAGGAGACAAGAGCGAGGAAAGAGGCTCGCAGGGGAAGAGAAAGAGAGGCCCAAACCCCAAagtacaaaagggagaaaaagaaCTGAATACGATTATTGCGGTGTGGTTGTCAGGTCACTGGAGGTGTGTGGAACAGTACAAGTCAAGTCAACCGAGGGAAGCGATGGCGACGGGAGGGAGGGGAGGACACCGGTGGGGAGATGGGGATGGTCAGCGGACGCAATTGGAACGGGATGCCGTGGTGCCGGGTCTGTCGCTCGATCGTCCTGTAGCTGCCCGTCGCCGTCCGTCCCTCTCCCCGACGGAGTCAAGGACGACAGGCTGCGGCATTCCGTTCCAACGGGAAACGCGACCGTTCCGCGGAAACAGAGGGCGTCAGAGCGAGCTTTCGCACTTGGCTTTGGCCCCGTTTGTTttggcttctggcagcttctggccactaaaagctgctgcggactgtcaaacgcttagcttttcagccagcttttataaaatttattggggcaaaaaccatccaaaatcaacataaacacataatcggttgagccgttgtaatagtaggaatctgtcactttctagatcctgagccatatgaacaactttatcttcctccacacgtaatcgtaatgatactcagattctcctcaCAGCCAAATTCTCCCTACAGCcaaattttcagaaaagctggtcagaaaaaagctgaaccaaacatgccttttgtttgttCCGGTTTTTCTAGCTTCTGCACCAGAGCTGTAGTGCTGTACAGACTCTCAAACAATCAGTTTTTTAGTTTGTTTCTACGAGAATCATTTTCGTTaatatcattataattaatataaaCACAGAATCGGTCGAATCGTTGTGATAGAAAAAAAACATCACTTTTATATCTTAAATTCtataatttttttatttttctctatAATTAATCTTTATAATATTTAGATTCTCTTCGCAACTAGATTCTTAAAAAAACATATAAAATAGTTGAATCAAACAGATCCTTGTGTACTGTGGACTTGTGGACAAGATGAGTGGAGTTTGGCTTGACTACCGCCACTGACTCCCAGCGTGGTAAGCAAATTAAAAAAAATATACATTATAGTTTTCTAGGTCTCAATACATCTCATTATCTCAAGTAACTAAATAAATATAAAAATATACTtatattattttcctattaaaacgaCGATGCTAATTCTCGCATTAGGAAAAAAAATCTTAAATAGTTTCATGATAATCATAAATAACGTGTCTTGATTTAGCACCGATCTATTATAACTTATTAAAAAAATTATGTATCATTGACGTTATAAAAATATATAAAACAATCAACTTATTTTACATTAAAAAACTCGACCGGGGAGAGAAAAATCGttctcccggtattatattaagaaaagaTCTAAACACGGTTTCGATCGACAAAATCCCCGAACCTTGACCCTTCAACACTAGCGGGTCGTTGCGCCTACTCTGCAACGACCTAGCTGGAGAGTGATGCGCGGGACGCAACCCAAATGACACACAACGAGTGGATTTTGTTAATAAAGGCTAAAATTCGCCTCCGAGAGAGATGGAACCCGAGAGAGGTGCTACTCAAAAGCTTTAACCATTACATTAGAGGCCCTTTCACACTAATTTTGCATCTATACTAACCACTTCTGACATTACAAAGGCAATTCAAAATACCCCTTATATTTTTATATAAATTTCTTACATCCATCATTGTTTAAAAAAGTAGTTCAAAATAACCCCCATAAGCCTGCATCTAAAATACTTAATTTGACCCTTATGAAATACACTTTAAAATAATCTTCTAATGTTCTGTCTAATTTACTCAAGTTTACACAATTTAAATAATCATGTAATTTAGATGATGACCCTGGAGGTGCGGGCGAGCGACGGTGCTCCCTTCGTGCGGCAGTGGCGGTTCCCCAAGGAGCGAGCGGCGATGATGAccttaaaagtcgcctagaggggggttaataggcgaaacctgaaatttacaaacttaaactcACACTAAAGGTCGGGGTTagagttagaattaaattcaagtccgaaagattatttctcttgctaggagttgctcaaagaGTGCGGATGACGTATGAGAGCAAGCTCAAATTAATACTGGCAAGGAaatgttagagagaggaaagagggcaaacaaatcaagcgagtagacacagtgatttgtGAAAGGGaagtgtgcctttgggccatttctaagtattttggtgatttagtgcccaacacaagtgcctaagtgtaaaatagtggacaaagtacaaatcaaggataaaggtatatttctcaaacttagtacattgttttatggactaatgtattgtgtctaagtgctggaaacaggaaaaaaccaattcaaaatgtcttggctcgagcagccaagactctgctgagtctgggctcTCAGgctgtcaacggtcgactgcgccatttttggaaggaaatcgggcaccggacagtgtccggtgtgcaccggacagtgtccggtgtgcaccggactgtccggtgcgccagtcgacagaaggcaagatcagccttcctagaatgctctcaacggctcctagcttccttggggctataaaagggacccctaggcgcatggaggagtacaccaagcattcctacaacattcctaagcaccaagacctcgattccgcgcatttgtttcattgtgatagcatatagagctctagtggagttgtgaactcattgagttgtgttgcgagctcttgttgcaacttgtgtgcgtgttgacactctgattcttgtgtcttgtgtgcgttgctaatcctcccttgctctgtgcttctttgtgaacttcaagtgtaagggcgagaggctccaagttgtgaagattcctcgcaaacgggattaagaaaagcaagcaaaacaccgtggtattcaagtggtctttggaccgcttgagaggggttgattgcaaccctcgtccgttgggacgccacaacgtggagtaggcaagcgttggtcttggccaaaccacgtgataaccaccgtgccatctctgtgattgatttcttgtggttattgtgttttgttgagactcctctctagccacttggcatttactgtgctaacgcttaaccaagtttttgtggcttaagttttcaagtttcacaggatcacctattcaccccccctctaggtgctctcaattggtatcaaagccgttctcttcacaaagggactaaccgcccgaagagatggatcctaaggggaagggtatcgtgatcaatgataaagagaaggaatctttcgtcaacgagccgaaggatgacaagcctaccgactctggctcgggctatagacggaaagatgggaagaagaagaagtcaaggcgcatcaaggagattgtctactacgacgacatcgacgagtcatcttcttcccaaaaggacgacgaccacaacgactacgagagaaggaaaccggttaattcgaacttttcttttgactactctcgtattccgcaaagtacaaatactcattttctctccattccacttggcaaacctcctcactttgatggagaggactacggattttggagccacaaaatgcgtagtcacctgttctctctccatccgagcatatgggagattgtggaaagtggaatgaagttcgatagctcggatagtcctattttcattaatgaacaaattcatagaaatgcacaagccactactgtgttgttagcctctttgtgcagggacgagtaccataaagtgagcggcttggacaatgccaagcagatctgggacaccctcaagatttctcatgaggggaacgacgtcaccttgctcaccaagatggagttggtggagggcgagcttggacgattcgcgatgataaggggcgaggagccaacccaaacatacaaccggctcaagacccttatcaacaaaataaggagctacggaagcacgcgatggatggaccacgacgtcgtccgactgatgctaaggtcctttaccattcttgatcctcatttggtgaataatattcgtgagaatcccaggtacaccaaaatgtcgcccgaagaagtccttggaaaattcgtaagcgggcggatgatgatcaaggaggcgaggtacgtggacgacgcgttgaacggtccaatccatgagcctcaacccattgctctcaaggcaacaaggagcaaggaggcgttacctagcaaggtagcgcaagttgaggcggtagggctaaatgatgaagaaatggccctcatcatcaagcgcttcaagacggcgcttaagggtcacaagggacagccaagcaagaccaagacaaaggggaagcgctcatgcttcaaatgtggtaagcttggtcattttattgctaactgtcctgataatgatagtgatcaggatcaagggaacaagagggagaagaagaagaactataagaaggcaaagggcgaggcacatcttggcaaggagtgggattcggattgctcctcgtccgactccgacaatgaaggactcgccgccactgccttcaacaagtcatccctcttccccaacgagcatcacacatgccttatggcaagggagaagaaagtatgtactcgaaactctacttatgcttcttcaagtgaggacgaatctagtgatgaggatgaaatagattattcatgtttatttaagggcctagatagaaccaaggtagataaaattaatgaattgattgatgccttgaatgataagaataggcttttagaaaaacaagaggacttgttgtatgaagaacatgacaaatttgtagaagcacaaaaatctcatgccttagaagttaagagaaatgaaatgctttcttgtgaattatcttcttgccatgagataaTTTATAgcttaagaagcattaatgatgatttgaatgctaagttagaaatagctagtaaatcaacaacttgtgtagaaaatgttgttatttgcaatagatgtaaagattttgatattgatgcttgtagtgaacacatagcttctattgcaaagttaaatgatgaaatggctagtcttaatgcccaacttaagactagcaaaagtgattttgataaactaaaatttgctagggatgcctacacggttggtagacacccctcaattaaggatgggcttggcttcaagagggaagccaagaacttaacaagccataaggctctcatctccgccaaggagaaagggaaggcccctatggcaagtagtactaaaaagaaccatgcttttatgtacaatgatagaagacagtctcataggagttgtaatgcttttgattcacatgcctatgattcttatgctacgtttgctcccagttcttcctatatgcatggtagagatatgcctaggaaaaatattcatcatgtgcctagaaataatattgttcatgttcctagaaaagttatgaatggtccctctacaatttatcatgctttaaatgcttcctttactatttgtagaaaggataggaagatagttgctaggaaattaggggcaaaatgcaagggtgataaaaattgcatttgggtccctaagacaattgtgactaaccttgtaggacccaacaagagttgggtacctaagacccaagcctaaatttgccttgcaggtttatgcatccgggggttcaagctggattatcgacagcggatgcacgaaccacatgacggggaaaagaggatgttctcttcctacgtcaaaaacaaggattcccaagattcaatcatattcggtgatgggaaccaaggcaaggtgaaaggcttaggcaagattgcaatatcaaataaacactctatctctaatgtgtttttagttgagtctcttggatataatttactatctgttagtcaattatgtaatatgggatataattgtctatttacaaatatagaggtgtctgtctttagaagaagtgatggttcattagcttttaagggtgtattatacgacaaactttatttagttgattttgcaaaagaggaggccggtctagatgcatgcttaattgctaagactagcatgggctggatgtggcatcgccgcttagcacatgtggggatgaagaaccttcacaagcttctaaagggagaacacgtgataggtttgactaacgtgcaattcaaaaaagatagaccttgtgcagcttgtcaagcaggtaaacaagtgggaggagcacatcacaacaagaatgtgatgaccacttcaagacctctggagctgctgcatatggacctcttcagacccgtcgcctatctgagcataggaggaagtaagtatggtctagttattgttgatgacttttcccgcttcacttgggtgttctttttgcaggataagtctgaaacccaagggaccctcaagcgcttcctaaggagagctcaaaatgagtttgagctcaaggtgaagaagataagaagcgacaatgggtccgagttcaagaaccttcaagtggaggagttccttgaggaggaggggatcaagcacgagttctccgctccctacacacctcagcaaaatggtgtggtagagaggaagaacaggacgctcattgatatggcgaggactatgcttggagaattcaagaccctcgagcgtttttggtcggaagccgtgaacacggcttgccacgccatcaacagggtctaccgtcaccgcctcctcaaaaagacttcatatgagctgctaactggtaacaaacccaatgtgtcttattttcgtgtatttgggagcaagtgttatattcttgtgaagagaggtagaacttctaaatttgctcccaaagttgtagaagggtttttattaggttatgactcaaatacaaaggcgtatagggtcttcaacaaatcatcgggtttggttgaagtctctagcgacgttgtattcgatgagactaatggctctccaagagagcaagttgttgatcttgatgatgtagatgatgtagatgttccaacggccgcgatacgcaccatggcgattggagatgtgcggcctcaggaacaattggagcaagatcaaccgtcttcctcaactatggtgcatcccccaacccaagatgacgaacaggtacctcaggtggaggcgcatgatcaagggggagcacaggttgatcaagttgaagaggaagaagcacctcaggcacctccaacccaagttcgagcgacgatccaaagggatcatcccgtcgaccaaatattgggtgatattagcaagggagtaactactcgatctcgattagttaatttttgtgagcattactcctttgtttcttctattgagcctttcagggtagaagaggccttgctagatccggactgggtgttggccatgcaggaggaactcaacaacttcaagcgcaatgaagtttggacactggtgcctcgtcccaagcaaaatgttgtgggaaccaaatgggtatttcgcaacaaacaggacgagcacggggtggtgacgaggaacaaggctcgacttgtggcaaaaggttatgcccaagtcgcaggtttggactttgaggagacgttcgctcctgtggctaggctagaatcaattcgtatattgctagcatatgccgctcaccattctttcaggttgtaccaaatggatgtgaagagcgctttcctcaacgggccgatcaaggaggaggtgtatgtggagcaaccccctggcttcgaggatgaacggtaccccgaccacgtgtgtaagctctctaaggcgctctatggacttaagcaagccccaagagcatggtatgaatgccttagagactttttaattgctaatgctttcaaggttgggaaagccgatccaactcttttcactaagacttgcgatggcgatctttttgtgtgccaaatttatgtcgatgacataatatttggttctactaaccaaaagtcttgtgaagagtttagcagggtgatgacgcaaaaattcgagatgtcgatgatgggcgagttgaactacttccttgggttccaagtgaagcaactcaaggacggcactttcatctcccaaacaaagtacacgcaagacttgctaaagcggtttgggatgaaggacgccaagcccgcaaagactccgatgggaaccgacggacacaccgacctcaacaaaggaggtaagtccgttgatcaaaaagcataccggtctatgatagggtctttactttatttgtgtgctagtagaccggatattatgcttagcgtatgcatgtgtgctagatttcaatccgatcctaaggagtgtcacttagtggctgtgaagcaaattcttcgatatttagtagctacgccttgcttcgggatctggtatccaaaggggtctaactttgacttgattgggtactcagattccg
This genomic window contains:
- the LOC100281659 gene encoding exocyst complex component EXO70E2 isoform X1, whose amino-acid sequence is MMAAELVKQYSNITLGEDNKICDIKQALKALRKKILSLDFDNSMHVHDPQDSFEYLEVLRKIKQLSEKLRTLDPGGEAKQLDELTVYAYEISEMAMARLEEEFIYLLTHFKQPLEQEVLSFRSTEDGSVEDFSSSSFSEEPSDGKATPNDISGGPEYFVPDLIQPGALSAVKSIAKFMFLNGYDKECLQAYINSRQTAIDEYFGSLRLEKLSIEELMNTSWNKLNSLIKRWNRAMRGFIRVYLVSEKRLSNHVFSELTDSTADLCFSEISFNSVVQLLSFYVSVAIGPPKTEKLFRLLDMYEVLDDLLPEVESLFEPKYGDMILNEYHEALLQLGESARKTFAEFKCAIQSYTSSNAVARGEVHPLTKYVMNYIKALTAYSKPLDSLLKDTDRRCLTSDIQLMANTYPNFTATALHLQSVTAVLEANLEAGSRLYRDDRLQNIFMLNNTHYMVQKVKNSDLKSFLGDDWIRIHNRKFQQQAMRYERASWNNVLSYLSDDGLCASGDAASRKTIREKIKNFNLSFEEVYRVQTAWSVPDDQLRDDVRISISLKVIQAYRTFVGRYSGFLDGSRHRDRYVKYRAEDLETLLLDLFEGTQKTLQHSCRV